The following proteins are encoded in a genomic region of Arachis stenosperma cultivar V10309 chromosome 4, arast.V10309.gnm1.PFL2, whole genome shotgun sequence:
- the LOC130975238 gene encoding protein FAR1-RELATED SEQUENCE 4-like, which produces MLKQHRELSMFVRRTIELGFIEKDVRNYVTREVRNISEEDDAKEFGKYLVRMKEKNQNFFFELNLEGDHCIKRAFWADARSKAAFDYFRDVVSFDTTYNTNRYNLEPKDILTDQCASIQRAIELCMPTTIHRWCIWHIMKKIPSKLNGYKGHNEIEQEMSHVVWKSYTKEAFDRNWIDFLRKYGLGGNKWLSGFTTYEVIEQVSNSTFNKFVITYDVVSRDVKCHCLLFESRGILCRHSLSILSFERVDNMAPKYILECWSKNIKRRHTHIKRSQDEPQLRSKRFDELVFRSHNICEFASESEELTRILHRVFDKVMAEMEEYQERSKGKSLLTHEEATLSNVNDLQSPPRVKIRGRPKNRLGSNLEKKISNAMKKKKKTTPRELNLLDSRSSI; this is translated from the exons ATGCTCAAACAACACAGGGAGCTTAGCATGTTCGTGCGTCGCACCATTGAACTAGGTTTTATAGAAAAAGACGTCAGGAATTACGTTACAAGGGAAGTACGGAATATTTCCGAAGAAGACGATGCCAAAGAATTTGGGAAGTACCTagtaagaatgaaagagaagaaccaAAATTTCTTCTTTGAGCTCAACCTTGAAGGCGATCACTGCATTAAACGTGCATTCTGGGCTGATGCAAGAAGCAAGGCTGCATTTGATTATTTCAGAGACGTGGTTTCATTTGACACCACCTATAACACAAACAG GTACAATTTG GAACCAAAAGATATTCTTACCGATCAATGCGCATCGATTCAAAGGGCAATTGAGCTGTGCATGCCAACAACAATTCACCGCTGGTGCATCTGGCATATTATGAAGAAGATCCCAAGCAAATTAAATGGCTACAAGGGACACAATGAAATTGAACAAGAGATGAGCCATGTTGTTTGGAAATCGTACACAAAAGAAGCATTTGACAGAAACTGGATCGATTTCCTTAGAAAGTACGGCCTCGGAggcaacaagtggctttcag GTTTCACAACATATGAAGTCATAGAGCAGGTTTCCAACTCCACATTCAACAAGTTTGTCATCACATATGATGTAGTATCACGGGATGTAAAGTGCCATTGCTTGCTGTTTGAGTCTAGGGGCATATTGTGTCGCCATTCCCTAAGCATCCTAAGCTTTGAGCGAGTGGATAACATGGCACCGAAATACATATTGGAATGTTGGAGTAAGAACATAAAGAGGAGGCATACACACATCAAGAGAAGCCAAGATGAACCTCAGCTAAGAAGTAAGAGATTTGACGAATTGGTGTTTCGGTCGCACAATATATGTGAATTTGCATCCGAGTCTGAAGAGTTGACCAGAATTTTGCACCGAGTATTTGACAAGGTCATGGCGGAGATGGAAGAATATCAAGAGAGAAGCAAAGGAAAAAGTTTGTTAACCCACGAAGAAGCGACATTAAGCAATGTGAATGACCTTCAAAGCCCACCACGTGTTAAAATAAGAGGTCGACCCAAGAACAGACTTGGATCAAACCTGGAAAAAAAGATCTCAAATGccatgaagaaaaagaaaaagacaactCCAAGAGAG TTGAACCTTTTAGACTCCAGATCATCGATTTAG